One stretch of Streptomyces sp. NBC_01142 DNA includes these proteins:
- a CDS encoding glycoside hydrolase family 13 protein — protein MTQELAPTLRNQPAAHSAGWWRDAVIYQVYVRSFADSDGDGIGDLRGIRERLPYLAGLGVDAVWLTPFYASPQADGGYDVADYRAVDPLFGDLSDADDLVREAHRLGLRVIVDIVPNHTSDRHVWFQAALAGGKERELYHFRPGKGVDGELPPNDWESVFGGPAWTRTAAGDWYLHLFAPEQPDLNWDHPAVREEFESILRFWLDLGVDGFRIDVAHGMVKAEGLPDIGLSEQAKLIGAQVLPFFDQDGVHEIHRSWRRLLDSYDGERIGVAEAWAPSSERLAMYVRPDELHQAFNFQFLTCDWEAEAMRAVIDDSLAATTSVGAPTTWVLSNHDVVRHTTRYGGGERGLRRARAAALLTLALPGSTYIYQGEELGLPEVENLPDAVRQDPAFFRGDGQDGMRDGCRVPLPWSGEAAPYGFGPGSSWLPQPASWKDLSVEAQTGDPRSTLELYRSALALRQDLPGLGDGEMEWLDGPAGVLVFRRPGLLCTLNTLAVEAELPVPGRPVLATAALEFTGGTVRIPGETCVWWAV, from the coding sequence ATGACCCAGGAGCTCGCTCCCACCCTCCGCAACCAGCCTGCCGCACACTCCGCGGGCTGGTGGCGGGACGCCGTCATCTACCAGGTGTACGTCCGCTCCTTCGCCGACAGCGACGGGGACGGCATCGGCGATCTGCGGGGTATCAGAGAGCGGCTGCCCTACCTTGCGGGCCTTGGCGTGGACGCGGTCTGGCTCACCCCCTTCTATGCGTCTCCGCAGGCCGACGGCGGCTACGACGTCGCCGACTACCGTGCCGTGGACCCGCTGTTCGGCGATCTGTCGGACGCCGACGACCTGGTGCGCGAGGCACACCGGCTCGGTCTGCGGGTCATCGTGGACATCGTGCCCAACCACACCTCCGACCGGCATGTGTGGTTCCAGGCGGCGCTGGCCGGCGGCAAGGAACGGGAGCTCTACCACTTCCGTCCCGGCAAGGGCGTGGACGGCGAACTGCCGCCCAACGACTGGGAGTCCGTCTTCGGCGGCCCGGCCTGGACGCGCACCGCGGCCGGCGACTGGTATCTGCACCTGTTCGCGCCCGAGCAGCCGGACCTCAACTGGGACCACCCCGCGGTGCGCGAGGAGTTCGAGTCGATCCTGCGCTTCTGGCTGGACCTGGGCGTCGACGGCTTCCGTATCGATGTCGCGCACGGCATGGTCAAGGCCGAGGGGCTGCCGGACATCGGGCTGAGCGAGCAGGCGAAGCTGATCGGCGCGCAGGTGCTGCCCTTCTTCGACCAGGACGGCGTCCACGAGATCCACCGCTCCTGGCGCCGGCTGCTGGACAGTTACGACGGCGAGCGCATCGGCGTCGCCGAGGCCTGGGCACCCTCCTCCGAGCGGCTGGCCATGTACGTGCGCCCCGACGAGCTGCACCAGGCCTTCAACTTCCAGTTCCTGACGTGCGACTGGGAGGCGGAGGCGATGCGCGCGGTCATCGACGATTCGCTGGCCGCGACGACCTCGGTGGGCGCCCCCACCACCTGGGTGCTCTCCAACCACGACGTCGTACGCCACACCACCCGCTACGGCGGCGGCGAGCGCGGTCTGCGCCGGGCCCGTGCCGCCGCGCTGCTGACACTGGCGCTGCCCGGGTCCACGTACATCTACCAGGGCGAGGAGCTCGGCCTGCCGGAGGTCGAAAACCTGCCGGACGCGGTGCGCCAGGACCCGGCCTTCTTCCGCGGGGACGGCCAGGACGGTATGCGGGACGGCTGCCGCGTGCCGCTGCCGTGGTCCGGCGAGGCGGCTCCGTACGGCTTCGGCCCGGGCTCCAGCTGGCTGCCGCAGCCCGCCTCCTGGAAGGATCTTTCGGTCGAGGCCCAGACCGGCGATCCGCGCTCCACGCTGGAGCTGTACCGCTCGGCGCTCGCACTGCGCCAGGACCTGCCGGGCCTCGGTGACGGGGAGATGGAGTGGCTGGACGGCCCCGCGGGCGTGCTGGTCTTCCGCCGCCCCGGTCTGCTCTGCACGCTCAACACGCTGGCCGTCGAGGCCGAACTGCCCGTCCCCGGGCGACCGGTGCTCGCCACCGCCGCGCTGGAGTTCACCGGCGGTACGGTCCGCATTCCCGGCGAGACCTGCGTCTGGTGGGCAGTCTGA
- a CDS encoding LacI family DNA-binding transcriptional regulator, which produces MTAPARLADIAAQAGVSEATVSRVLNGKPGVAATTRQSVLAALDVLGYERPVRLRQRSAGLVGLITPELENPIFPALAQVIGQALTRQGYTPVLATQTPGGSTEDELTEMLVDRGVAGIIYVSGLHADTSADMERYEQLRAQGVPFVLVDGFSPKVQAPFISPDDRAAMRLAVTHLASLGHTRIGLALGPKRFVPVLRKIEGFVQAIQDEFGTDPEEIASELIQHSLFSLEGGQAAATALMNGGCTAVVCASDMMALGAIRAARQRGLEVPDDISVVGFDDSPLIAFTDPPLTTVRKPVPAMGQAAVRTLLEEIGGTPAPHSEFVFMPELVVRGSTASGPGYGPGAGVVPKD; this is translated from the coding sequence GTGACCGCACCCGCACGACTGGCAGACATCGCAGCCCAGGCGGGGGTCAGCGAAGCGACGGTGAGCCGGGTTCTCAACGGAAAGCCCGGCGTCGCCGCGACCACCCGCCAGTCCGTACTCGCCGCGCTCGACGTCCTTGGATACGAGCGTCCGGTACGGCTGCGCCAGCGCAGCGCGGGTCTGGTCGGACTGATCACGCCGGAGCTGGAGAACCCGATATTCCCGGCGCTCGCCCAGGTCATCGGGCAGGCGCTGACCCGTCAGGGCTACACCCCCGTGCTCGCCACCCAGACCCCCGGCGGGTCCACGGAGGACGAACTCACCGAAATGCTGGTGGACCGGGGCGTGGCCGGCATCATCTACGTCTCCGGGCTGCACGCGGACACCTCCGCCGATATGGAGCGTTACGAGCAGCTGCGCGCCCAGGGAGTCCCTTTCGTCCTGGTGGACGGATTCTCCCCGAAGGTGCAGGCGCCCTTCATCTCGCCCGACGACCGGGCGGCGATGCGGCTGGCGGTGACGCATCTGGCGTCGCTCGGTCACACACGGATCGGTCTGGCGCTCGGCCCCAAGCGGTTCGTGCCGGTGCTGCGCAAGATCGAGGGCTTCGTCCAGGCGATCCAGGACGAGTTCGGTACGGACCCCGAGGAGATCGCGTCGGAGCTGATCCAGCACTCGCTCTTCAGCCTGGAGGGCGGCCAGGCGGCCGCCACCGCGCTGATGAACGGCGGCTGTACGGCAGTGGTGTGCGCGAGCGACATGATGGCTCTGGGGGCGATACGGGCGGCGCGGCAGCGCGGCCTGGAGGTGCCCGACGACATCTCGGTCGTGGGCTTCGACGACTCCCCGCTGATCGCCTTCACCGATCCTCCGCTGACCACGGTCCGCAAGCCGGTGCCCGCGATGGGCCAGGCGGCGGTCCGTACGCTCCTCGAGGAGATCGGCGGCACTCCCGCCCCGCACAGCGAATTCGTCTTCATGCCGGAACTGGTGGTTCGCGGTTCAACGGCTTCGGGACCCGGATACGGGCCAGGGGCCGGGGTCGTCCCCAAGGACTAG
- a CDS encoding phosphatase PAP2 family protein, producing the protein MGETTVKTVEGRTATPSPMPDEAADAPSRTRLQKLRSPRHPRIWFEILLIAVSYWTYSLIRNAVPEQKAQALRNADWIWDAEKSMGLAVEQSVNHAVNSVTWLIVSMNYYYATLHFIVTIGVLVWLYRWHPGRYAAARLVLFATTGVALVGYYLYPLAPPRLMNGQAFIDTVLVHKTWGSMASGNFKNMSNQYAAMPSMHIGWSLWCGLVICAVAAAPWAKILGILYPTVTLVVIVATANHFWLDAVGGMICLAFGFALSYAWYGALPHTLPKLVAEPAEPRRGTLARFSTRSLS; encoded by the coding sequence ATGGGTGAAACGACCGTGAAGACTGTGGAAGGCCGGACGGCCACTCCGTCACCCATGCCGGACGAGGCCGCCGACGCACCTTCGCGTACCCGGCTGCAGAAACTACGGTCGCCCCGCCACCCGCGGATCTGGTTCGAAATACTGCTCATTGCGGTCAGTTACTGGACATATTCCCTGATCCGCAATGCCGTACCGGAGCAGAAGGCGCAGGCACTGCGCAATGCGGACTGGATCTGGGACGCCGAGAAGTCGATGGGCCTGGCGGTGGAGCAGTCGGTCAACCATGCCGTGAACTCCGTCACATGGCTGATAGTGTCGATGAACTACTACTACGCCACCCTGCACTTCATTGTGACGATCGGCGTGCTGGTGTGGCTCTACCGCTGGCACCCGGGCCGCTATGCGGCTGCCCGTCTTGTCCTGTTCGCCACGACCGGCGTGGCTCTGGTCGGTTACTACCTGTATCCGCTCGCGCCGCCCCGGCTGATGAACGGGCAGGCCTTCATCGACACGGTCCTGGTCCACAAGACCTGGGGGTCGATGGCCTCGGGCAACTTCAAGAACATGTCGAACCAGTACGCCGCGATGCCGTCGATGCACATCGGCTGGTCGCTCTGGTGCGGACTTGTCATCTGCGCGGTCGCCGCCGCGCCCTGGGCGAAGATCCTCGGCATCCTCTACCCGACGGTGACGCTGGTCGTCATCGTGGCCACGGCGAACCACTTCTGGCTGGACGCGGTGGGCGGCATGATCTGCCTGGCGTTCGGCTTCGCGCTCTCGTACGCCTGGTACGGGGCCCTGCCGCACACCCTGCCGAAGCTGGTGGCGGAGCCGGCCGAGCCCCGCCGCGGCACGCTCGCCCGGTTCAGCACCCGGTCCCTCTCCTGA